From Miscanthus floridulus cultivar M001 chromosome 15, ASM1932011v1, whole genome shotgun sequence, the proteins below share one genomic window:
- the LOC136507342 gene encoding uncharacterized protein codes for MDGGSGLNILYIDTLDAMCIPRSELRLTGSPFHGVIPGAQAYPLRQIDLPVMFGSQANFRSEVLTFEVVDFPGSYHAILGRPCYARFMAIPNYTYLKLKMSGPNGVITMSRAFSHAFECDHEHYELATAVINSSELL; via the coding sequence atggacgggggtagcggcctcaacatcctgtacatcgacaccctcgatgccatgtgcatcccccgatCGGAGCTCCGCCTGACGGGCTCCCCTTTCCATGGGGTAATCccgggagcacaggcatacccactcagacagatcgatctgcccgtcatgtTCGGAAGCcaggccaacttccgctcggaggtcctcaccttcgaagtggtggactttccagggtcctaccacgccatcttggggcggccatgctatgcaagattcatggcaatccccaactacacctacctcaagctgaagatgtcaggACCAAATGGTGTCATCACCATGAGTAgagccttctcgcacgccttcgagtgcgaccacgagcactacgagctcgccaccgcggtcatcaactcatctgagctcctatag